A portion of the Myripristis murdjan chromosome 13, fMyrMur1.1, whole genome shotgun sequence genome contains these proteins:
- the rps6kb1b gene encoding ribosomal protein S6 kinase beta-1 isoform X2 — MAGVFDIDLDQPEENVSDDEIEEAQINDFMDQCSGFEFNMDDCEKIEISEDNVNQGTESIRPECFELLRVLGKGGYGKVFQVRKVVGAASGKIFAMKVLKKAMIVRNAKDTAHTKAERNILEEVKHPFIVDLIYAFQTGGKLYLILEYLSGGELFMQLEREGIFMEDTACFYLAEISMALGHLHQKGIIYRDLKPENIMLNNQGHVKLTDFGLCKESIHDGTVTHTFCGTIEYMAPEILMRSGHNRAVDWWSLGALMYDMLTGAPPFTGENRKKTIDKILKCKLNLPPYLTQEARDLLKRLLKRNASSRLGAGAGDATEVQAHPFFRHINWEDLLARKVEPPFKPFLTTSVRWI, encoded by the exons ATGGCCGGGGTGTTTGACATTGATTTGGACCAGCCGGAGGAAAATGTCTCCGACGATGAGATTGAGGAG GCGCAAATCAATGACTTCATGGACCAGTGCAGTGGATTTGAGTT CAACATGGATGACTGTGAGAAGATCGAGATATCAGAGGACAATGTGAACCAAGGGACAGAGAGCATCAGACCTGAGTGCTTTGAGCTGCTGCGAGTGCTGGGGAAAGGTGGATATGGAAAG GTTTTTCAGGTTCGAAAAGttgttggagctgcatcagGCAAAATATTTGCCATGAAAGTTTTAAAGAAG GCTATGATTGTACGCAACGCAAAGGACACAGCCCACACCAAGGCTGAGCGGAACATTCTTGAAGAGGTGAAGCATCCCTTCATAGTGGATCTCATCTACGCCTTCCAGACGGGGGGCAAGCTGTACCTCATCCTGGAGTACCTGAGCG GAGGGGAGCTTTTCATGCAGCTTGAGAGGGAGGGCATCTTCATGGAGGACACAGCTTG CTTCTACCTGGCAGAGATCTCCATGGCTCTTGGCCACCTGCATCAAAAGGGCATCATCTACAGAGACCTGAAGCCGGAGAATATCATGCTCAACAACCAAG GTCATGTGAAGCTGACAGACTTTGGGCTGTGTAAAGAGTCCATTCACGACGGCACAGTCACCCATACATTCTGTGGCACCATCGAGTACAT GGCGCCAGAGATCTTGATGAGAAGCGGACACAACAGAGCAGTGGACTGGTGGAGCCTGGGAGCTCTGATGTACGACATGCTCACGGGAGCG CCACCGTTCACCGGCGAAAACCGTAAAAAGACCATCGACAAGATCTTGAAATGCAAGCTCAACCTCCCGCCCTACCTCACACAAGAAGCTCGAGATCTCCTGAAACGG TTGCTGAAGAGGAATGCCTCGTCGCGGCTTGGAGCAGGGGCAGGAGATGCCACAGAGGTGCAG GCTCATCCCTTCTTTCGACACATCAACTGGGAGGATTTGCTGGCCAGGAAAGTGGAGCCTCCCTTCAAGCCTTTCTTG ACGACATCAGTCAGATGGATTTGA
- the rps6kb1b gene encoding ribosomal protein S6 kinase beta-1 isoform X1: MAGVFDIDLDQPEENVSDDEIEEAQINDFMDQCSGFEFNMDDCEKIEISEDNVNQGTESIRPECFELLRVLGKGGYGKVFQVRKVVGAASGKIFAMKVLKKAMIVRNAKDTAHTKAERNILEEVKHPFIVDLIYAFQTGGKLYLILEYLSGGELFMQLEREGIFMEDTACFYLAEISMALGHLHQKGIIYRDLKPENIMLNNQGHVKLTDFGLCKESIHDGTVTHTFCGTIEYMAPEILMRSGHNRAVDWWSLGALMYDMLTGAPPFTGENRKKTIDKILKCKLNLPPYLTQEARDLLKRLLKRNASSRLGAGAGDATEVQAHPFFRHINWEDLLARKVEPPFKPFLQSAEDVSQFDSKFTSQTPVDSPDDSTLSESANQAFLGFTYVAPSVLENIKEKFSFEPKIRSPRRYVGSPRTPLSPVKFAGGECWSRSPLVPGGGPGPLQSPQEQAMELSTPEQMDVTTSSEASAPLPIRQPAGGNLAQMKQQAYPVVAKRPEHLRMNL; the protein is encoded by the exons ATGGCCGGGGTGTTTGACATTGATTTGGACCAGCCGGAGGAAAATGTCTCCGACGATGAGATTGAGGAG GCGCAAATCAATGACTTCATGGACCAGTGCAGTGGATTTGAGTT CAACATGGATGACTGTGAGAAGATCGAGATATCAGAGGACAATGTGAACCAAGGGACAGAGAGCATCAGACCTGAGTGCTTTGAGCTGCTGCGAGTGCTGGGGAAAGGTGGATATGGAAAG GTTTTTCAGGTTCGAAAAGttgttggagctgcatcagGCAAAATATTTGCCATGAAAGTTTTAAAGAAG GCTATGATTGTACGCAACGCAAAGGACACAGCCCACACCAAGGCTGAGCGGAACATTCTTGAAGAGGTGAAGCATCCCTTCATAGTGGATCTCATCTACGCCTTCCAGACGGGGGGCAAGCTGTACCTCATCCTGGAGTACCTGAGCG GAGGGGAGCTTTTCATGCAGCTTGAGAGGGAGGGCATCTTCATGGAGGACACAGCTTG CTTCTACCTGGCAGAGATCTCCATGGCTCTTGGCCACCTGCATCAAAAGGGCATCATCTACAGAGACCTGAAGCCGGAGAATATCATGCTCAACAACCAAG GTCATGTGAAGCTGACAGACTTTGGGCTGTGTAAAGAGTCCATTCACGACGGCACAGTCACCCATACATTCTGTGGCACCATCGAGTACAT GGCGCCAGAGATCTTGATGAGAAGCGGACACAACAGAGCAGTGGACTGGTGGAGCCTGGGAGCTCTGATGTACGACATGCTCACGGGAGCG CCACCGTTCACCGGCGAAAACCGTAAAAAGACCATCGACAAGATCTTGAAATGCAAGCTCAACCTCCCGCCCTACCTCACACAAGAAGCTCGAGATCTCCTGAAACGG TTGCTGAAGAGGAATGCCTCGTCGCGGCTTGGAGCAGGGGCAGGAGATGCCACAGAGGTGCAG GCTCATCCCTTCTTTCGACACATCAACTGGGAGGATTTGCTGGCCAGGAAAGTGGAGCCTCCCTTCAAGCCTTTCTTG CAATCAGCTGAAGACGTGAGTCAGTTTGACTCGAAGTTCACCAGTCAGACACCAGTTGACAGCCCAGATGACTCAACTCTTAGTGAGAGTGCCAATCAAGCCTTCCTG GGTTTCACGTACGTCGCTCCATCGGTCCTGGAAAACATCAAAGAGAAGTTCTCGTTTGAGCCAAAAATCCGCTCACCTCGTCGATATGTGGGAAGCCCAAGAACACCTCTCAG CCCCGTCAAATTCGCAGGGGGCGAGTGCTGGTCCCGGAGCCCCCTCGTCCCTGGCGGAGGACCCGGCCCCCTCCAGTCTCCTCAGGAGCAGGCCATGGAGCTGTCCACTCCTGAGCAGATGGACGTCACAACCAGCTCCGAGGCCTCTGCCCCCCTACCCATCCGTCAGCCTGCCGGGGGCAACCTGGCTCAGATGAAGCAGCAAGCCTATCCCGTCGTGGCCAAACGGCCCGAACATCTACGGATGAACCTATGA
- the slc33a1 gene encoding acetyl-coenzyme A transporter 1 — protein sequence MELPDSVITHKNGRQRRQVGASVQSENMRDFDGGQAVASEPEIEDEAEDLLRGSDSEDNGRRRARPGIHGELGNVLLLLFLYVLQGIPLGLAGSIPLIMQSKNVSYKDQAFFSFVFWPFSLKLLWAPLVDALYLSQFGRRKSWLVPTQYLLGLFMLYLSLTVDSLLQNEEGRGPNVLTLTAVFFMLAFLAATQDIAVDGWALTMLSRENVGYASTCNSVGQTAGYFLGNVLFLALESADFCNKYLRIEPKDTGIVTLSDFLFFWGVVFLVSTTLVAIFKRENERGRGKRNVPEDTQGVTETYKLLFSIVKMPTVFTFCGLLLTAKVGFSAADAVTGLKLVEAGVPKEQLALLAVPMVPLQILLPLIISKYTAGPRPLDVFYKAFPFRLLIGLGYALLVWWTPSVKEDGVFPVYYYAIVLLSYALHQVALYSMYVACMAFHAKVSDPLIGGTYMTLLNTVTNLGGNWPSTVALWMVDPLTSKECQGAVGQSCSSPEQAGLCVKEGGMCVTTLDGYFVESVVCVVIGLAWWVWLGKKMRRLQDQSPASWRCRINQ from the exons ATGGAGCTCCCAGACTCAGTAATCACACACAAGAACGGGCGACAGAGGAGGCAGGTGGGCGCCAGCGTCCAGTCTGAGAACATGAGGGACTTTGATGGAGGGCAGGCGGTCGCCTCTGAGCCAGAGATAGAGGACGAGGCTGAGGATCTTCTCCGAGGGTCAGACTCCGAGGATAACGGGCGTCGCAGAGCGCGGCCTGGCATCCATGGCGAGTTAGGGAACGTGTtgcttcttctcttcctctacGTGCTCCAGGGGATTCCTCTGGGACTGGCTGGCAGCATCCCGCTCATCATGCAGAGTAAGAACGTCAGCTACAAGGATCAGGCGTTCTTCAGCTTCGTCTTCTGGCCTTTTAGTCTCAAGCTTCTGTGGGCGCCGCTGGTGGATGCGCTGTACCTCAGCCAGTTTGGTAGAAG GAAGTCATGGCTCGTGCCCACCCAGTACCTGCTGGGTCTCTTCATGCTTTACCTTTCCCTCACGGTTGACTCACTGCTGCAGAATGAGGAGGGACGGGGCCCAAATGTTTTGACACTCACTGCAGTTTTCTTTATGCTAGCCTTTCTGGCAGCCACACAG GACATAGCTGTGGACGGCTGGGCTCTGACTATGTTATCCAGAGAAAACGTGGGCTATGCCTCCACATGTAACTCGGTGGGCCAGACGGCTGGCTACTTCCTGGGCAATGTGCTCTTCCTGGCTCTGGAGTCCGCTGACTTCTGCAACAAATACCTCAGAATAGAGCCCAAAGACACCGGCATCGTCACCTTGTCAG actttctgtttttttggggtGTGGTGTTCCTGGTTTCCACAACGCTGGTGGCCATCTTTAAAAGGGAGAACGAGCGCGGCCGAGGCAAGAGGAACGTCCCAGAGGACACGCAGGGTGTCACGGAAACCTACAAACTGCTGTTCTCTATCGTCAAGATGCCCACAGTGTTCACCTTCTGCGGCCTGCTTCTCACTGCTAAG gtggGTTTCTCCGCAGCAGATGCAGTGACGGGGCTGAAGCTGGTGGAGGCCGGTGTGCCCAAGGAGCAGCTGGCATTGCTGGCAGTGCCTATGGTGCCCCTTCAGATCCTGCTGCCTCTGATCATCAGCAAATACACAGCTGGACCAAGACCTCTGGACGTCTTCTACAAGGCCTTCCCTTTTAg GTTACTGATAGGGCTGGGGTATGCTCTGTTGGTGTGGTGGACTCCCAGCGTTAAAGAAGACGGGGTGTTCCCTGTATATTACTACGCTATAGTGCTGCTTAGTTATGCACTGCATCAG GTGGCACTGTACAGCATGTATGTGGCCTGCATGGCCTTCCACGCCAAAGTCAGTGACCCGCTGATCGGAGGGACCTACATGACGTTGCTGAACACAGTCACTAACTTGGGGGGGAACTGGCCCTCCACTGTGGCCCTGTGGATGGTGGATCCACTGACCTCTAAGGAATGTCAGGGGGCCGTGGGACAGAGCTGCAGCTCTCCAGAGCAGGCCGGg CTGTGTGTTAAAGAGGGCGGCATGTGTGTGACGACATTAGACGGCTACTTCGTGGAGTCTGTGGTGTGCGTGGTGATCGGCTTAGCCTGGTGGGTGTGGCTGGGGAAAAAGATGAGGCGGCTGCAGGACCAGAGCCCCGCCTCCTGGAGGTGCAGAATCAACCAATGA